The sequence TGGTTCAAAAATGTATTAGAAGTCCTAAATTTAGATTAAGAAAATATGACAATGACCGCTGGAGGtacataaattaataatttgTTGAAATAACTAACACATTATATATTGTCATATTCTGCGGATGAAGAGTGTTGATCTtgagatttaaaaaaaaacaaaggccagtataagaaaaataatttttatcaaAAGAGACACATCTAATAATATATATCTTACCAGTAGCAGAAAGATTATTATAACCTTTTGAGGTAGTAGCATATCCTATGAAACacatttaaaatctaatttagtTTGAGTGTATGGTACGAATAAAGAATAACATGCACCACCAAATATTTTCAAGAGTTGATAATCAAGTTTTATACCAAAAAGAATTTCATAGAGAGATTTTTTGTCTAAAGTAAAAGATGGAATTTTGTTCATCAAATAGGTAAAGGTAAATTATAAGCACAGTCTCATCTCAAAAAGTAATTGACATAAGGGTTGTAGAAAACATGGCTAAACTCATTTCTAGCAGTGTGATTCTGATTAAGTATATAGGAACAATAAAACTTATGAAAAATATCTTcctgaacaagaaatgtaaaaaaTTAGTTTGAGGTGTACTCTCCTCTATTATCAGATTGAAGTTCTATGATCTATTGATCTTGTGACTGGTGAGTTTTTTCATATAGAGCTTATGATGCATAAAGACTTCAAACACTTGGTACCAAAAATGCAAATGTATCTAAAAAACGCATCAATAAAAGTACATAATAATGATAATATAACTCAAATTGAGATATTACTAAAGTAGAACCCCAAATATCAGAAAATACAAGTTGTAAAGGTAAATGATAAGTATTAATAGAAGGAGAGAATGACAATTTTTGTGCATTTTGGCATTTTTACAATTCTCACAAACATCAAAAGCATGAgtatcatttttattattaatagaaATTTTACATTTAGACAAAACAAGAGATACGGTCATTGTGGAATCATGTCCTAATCTTTGAGGTTGCTTATTAAAAGAAGAGCAAGAAACAGTAAACGAACATGGTTGTAAGATGGAGGTTTTGGTattaaggacatcaccgttgtaaAATTTATAAATTCCACCATGGTGATAACTTTGCATGAGAATTTCTCTAGTGTGCTGACATTTAATAAGACATATTAggatgaaattaaaaaaatactgaGTTATCTTTTACAAATTTTGAAACACTTAGTTTTTGGTAATTTGTGGATAATGTATTAATTGTCAAAGTTTAAGGAATCTGTTAGAATCAAAAGATTATAAAAGAGAGACACTAGAATGAGAAGTTGGAAACTTGTACCATTGTCAATCTGAAAATGTAATTAGAGGCTGATATTCCCAATTATTTCTTGATGGTTTTGAGTTGTACTTGAATTGCTTGACCTTATATTTTGTTGATTCAACAAAGTAACctttaattttgtttcaaatttcaGTTATAATAAGAACATCtaaccattttaatttatttttgaagatGGAATGCATTGATGCAAGAAGCCTAGATTAGAGATTATAAAGATCCTGAAGCCATTGCTTATACTAAGTTGAATCAGAACCTGTAGAAGAAGCATGATTCGTgagatattttatatatattacaaTCTTGATGATTATTCTTTGACTGTACTTGACTCATATCCTCAATACTTTTTACACGTAATGTTGGCACGTACCACGTCAATTGTGTACTGTGCTAGGGTAACGAGATCTTTACCCTTTGCACCACCAGGAATTGAGTTTAGAAAGTTGGAACACACTGAAGGGTCTTTGGTGTGCTTGCATATTACGTTTACTTCCACAACTCTGTTTGCTGCATAGGATAATGAGGATGCATCAAGTAAAAGGAAAATCAGCACAATGGAAGAGATCAAGGAAGGTCTACGATTAACATAGAAATTAACCATTGTTATTGGcttcttcaaaattaattatatttcttCTTCCGATTGCCTTAACAACCTTGCTCTTTGTTGGTTATATAACGAGCTTCATGACATAtagtttttttcttatttttaaagaCCAATAAGGACaggataatttattatttttggccatttgagtaacagtttagttatttgtctaattcttttaatttagtaattcaataatatactaaaaatattagAGGATTAACTGAATTTATTTTTAGTCAGTAGTTAGCTATCAATATTAAAAACTGAGGATTTAACTTGCTTTTTAAAAGAATGAATTTGGTTAACTTAATTGGGTTGACGTTAAATAtttggtgaaaactcaggtgcagtcgacttcacacaaagttgataactgagagccgttagataatttgaccgatttgactaaatttttatctaacaacGTTGAGTTATCAAATTCACGTGAAAGTCGACTGTACCTGAGTTTCTACCTAAATATTTTGGGTATTTGATTGAACAGAAATAAAATTGGTTGTCACTCTTTAAAAATCCAAAAACTTCActgtaaaatttaatttaataaatcttGATTTAAAATAATTTAGTCTAATTTAACAATTTAGTTTGTCTTGAGTTGGTTTAAGAAAAGAATCATAATCTTTGAAGCATGATTGATTGTCAAAGGTAATTGGAGCCAAAGGTAATGGTGAAGTTTATTCTAACAAAACAATTGATTTTggatattttattttacttttgaatttttttagtgAGATTTTAAATCTTTTAATATGTGATTTCATATATTCATTCGAGCGTTAATGTgagttaaaaataaatttttaaaaattaactaatatttattaataaataattaNGAACCAAACGATTTTACTTAAATTAACTTGTCCAACTTTTTATTCCAAAAGCATGTAGATCTGGTTTATACAGTTATTGTAGGTGtcataaattaatttttacaGAACAatgaacatagagcattttgaATTCTCACGTGTTAAACCTGACTAATATTCTTCACAAGATTTATTTATTCCTAATGATTATTGCACGTCAACCGTGTTGGTCTCTTTAGcgcgaaatagaaaaagaaaaaagttttttttagaagaaaaaaaaaagtaaagagtaATAATAGTATTAGAGGTCAgcatatttaataatttatagtcattattaatatttttaataatataaaattatatttaataatataaaattatatattttttttgatagttaaatattaattaaaatttaataaaagtgCTGATTTTGAGATTTTTAGCCTATACATCCACAAAAATTTAATCCAAACTTTTTTAATATCTCTAAAACAagtattataaataaatattataacaCACACTTAAAGTATGTTAATTGTTATCAGTTTTATTATTATATTGCATGAACTACTACCAGCAATTTAAGCGTTAAAATCTTTTATAAGTACCTCCAACTAGGAGTGGCAATGGGTAGGTTGGGGTAGGATTTGAACTCAACCCTAATTCTATCTGCATGTTGAGAAAtacattttataaaattaaatgaaaaatatgttttataaaattaaatgagtaaaatttataaatttataaatttagttCAGTGGCCAAAAAATTTTTGCACATGCTTAAGTTATGGGGATACGGGTAGTGCAGGTAGGGTTGAGGTTCAACCCACATCCTACCCGCTCCGCAGGCTAACTCTACCCAATCGGGTTGGGTCGGGTTGGATACCCGCAAATAGAATCGATAATGCAGATAGAGTTGAGGCTCAACCCACATCCTACCCGCTCTGCAGGCCAACCCTACCCAACCAGATTGGGTCGGATTTGGTACCTGCAGCTAAAATTCATGCTGCCAGGCCTACCTCCAACCTCATGAAAAGTCCACCATCTTGTCTTCATCTCTTGTGTATTTAATCTAGTTCATATTCAGAGTAGCTAGCTCATCCACAACAATTATTAATGTGTTTGAAATACTTTTAAAacatttgttaaaaaaatttaaaattttattaataattattaagagAAANNNNNNNNNTTATGCTAGGTATATACTAAAATCAGCTAtcaaaattagtcactaatataaaatatatgttagaatataaatacatattgaaaataaattaaaccatacatatatttatacacgagaaagtctaggggccagcattTTTATTATAATCTAACCAGTACTTAATTAGCAAAAGAAAGTGACACATCATTAAATATAATcttacactattaaaaatattaatgatagctaattaatgactataaattacaaaatcttatatataaatatattgataactaattttagtgtacaaatctCATTTTTGCATTAATGATTCTAATGTTGGTAAACACGTGTAGGAATTTAACCGAAAAGGACGCTAACATTGTTCTGTTTGTCACAGGGTCTTTGAGTTCACACCAaattattctcttttctttgttgACAAGAGTACGTATGCAAAGCTGTGAAAACAACTAGTGAATTATTTGACTCTATTGGTTATCGATGATGATCTGTTAGATGATATGTGGATTTGTTTGTTTAGTTTTAGCTTGATGTTCTTTTACTCTGTTGGTTATTGTTTGATCTTTTGTATGTACTTTGCTCTAAGGATTCTGTGTTaagctattttaattttttgtttttctttttaattatcttttcttCAAGATCATATAACAACACTACACAATCATTTTCCAAAGCCTTTTCAAATGAATCCGTGTTAATTTCAATCTGTTTTCCTCATTTCCTTGTATTTTGTTCATGTTTCTTTCTGTCTAGTGTTTGCTTGGGACCAACCCCACCAGCGTTGACAGAACCTTAAATTCATATCCATTTGTTATTGGATAAGCTAATAAGTCATGCACTACCAaacaactaattaattaattaattcttaatAGCAATCCTAAACAACTAGTATAGTCCcgtgaataataataatatttgcaTATATACATGAACGGACCGAAAATTCCAATGCATGTTCATTTTAAACACTTAATCAAATATTTATTCGGTTGTAGATATTGTCAACGTTTCATGACAGCCACGACGCCGGCATCTACTTAATTAGGCAAACACACCTACTAATCATTGTAATTAATGACTAATAAGACAAACTCATCGCATGTATAGCTCCCTATATAAGGAACCCAACTATAGCCCATGAATCTCACCCCAAATATCCATATCCACGCtcacataattcgaattatattcTTCTAGCATTTTCCTTGCTTCCAATTATACCAATGGAATTATCATTATTCAAGAATAATAATAACACCTTGTACCCTCTTATTAGAATTTATGTTTTCCTATTTCAGCTTTCTTTGTTTGCATCCTTGTCCATAGCAGCATATAACAATGGAGCTTATGTTCCAACAGAAACGGTTTGCAACTCCACCATGTACCCTTCTTACTGCAAATCAGTGCTTGCTAATCAACACGGCAATATCTATGACTATTGCCGCGTTTCAGTTAGAAAGTCTTTATCCCAATCTAGAAAGTTCTTGAACGCCGTCAACTCTTATCTTCAACAAGGTGGAAATTCTTACTCTCAAACCACAATCCGCGCTCTCCAAGATTGCAAATTCCTCGCCGAACTCAACTTGGAGTTCTTGTCAAACACCCTTGACACGGTTCAAAAAGCCGGTGATGTTCTTCACACCGGTGAAGCTGATGATTATCACACAGTGCTCAGTGCTGTtttgacaaaccaacaaacatgTTTGGGTGGATTGCAAACCACGGCTTCTGATCAGAGAGTCAAAGATGAACTTTCCTCTCTGCTCTCAGAGGATACAAAGCTTAACAGCGTCTCTCTTGCTATGTTCGTTGATGCTTGGATTCCTCAGGAGCAAACTACATCGTGGGAAGAACAAAGTCACGGCCAGCGTGGCAGAAAACTACTAAGCTTGGAAGACATGGAAGACGTTTCTGTGAAAGATATTGTGGTTGTTAGTAAGGATGGAAGTGGAAACTTCACCACTATCAATGAAGCTATAAAGGCTGCACCCAATAACTCTGTTGCTACCGACGGCTATTTCGTAGTCTTCATCACCGAGGGTGTGTATGAAGAGTACGTATCTATagacaagaagaagaagtacttgATGCTGATTGGAGATGGAATCAATCGGACAGTTATCACTGGTGATCACAATGTTGTTGATGGTTTCACAACATTCAACTCAGCAACATTTGGTACGTAAGATTATTTAAGATTATATATCATAATGGAATATAATACAGTTAGTTACTTGGTAATTAAGAATTATATGGGTTTTGCAGCTGTGGTGGCGGAAGGATTTGTTGCGGTCAACATAACATTCCGCAACAGTGCGGGACCAAGCAAGCACCAAGCAGTGGCAGTGAGAAATGGAGCAGATTTGTCCACCTTCTATGGCTGCAGCTTTGAAGGTTACCAAGACACTCTGTACACACATTCCATGAGGCAATTCTACCGTGAATGCGATATTTACGGCACAGTTGATTTTATATTTGGAAATGCAGCGGTTGTTTTACAAAACTGCAACTTATATCCCCGCCTTCCAATGAGTGGACAATTCAATGCCATCACGGCTCAAGGCCGAACCGATCCGAACCAAAACACTGGCATTTCCATACAGAACGCAACCATTAAAGCCGCTGACGATTTGGCTCCGGTGGTTGGTAGTGTGTCAACCTACCTTGGGAGGCCGTGGAAGGAGTACTCAAGGACAATTTATATTCAGAGTTTTATGGATAGTTTGATAGCTCCAGTTGGGTGGAGTAATTGGAATGGAGATTTTGCACTGAGCACTTTGTACTATGCTGAGTACAATAACATGGGACCTGGTTCAAGCACTGCTAATAGAGTGAATTGGCCTGGCTATCATATTATCAATGATATTGATGCAGCTAATTTTACTGTCTCCAAATTCTTGGATGGGGATGCTTGGTTGCCTCCCACTAACGTTCCATTTCAGACATCATTGTAAGATATATATGCTGCAGCTTAACCTTATTTGTATATTATGATCATCATAGTGGCCATGTTTATTTGTTTCTGTTGATTAATTAttgtaattgaattttaatttaatcaGGCTTTTGCTGCGTTCCTATTGTAACATTATTATAAACCTTTTTTCCCTTAAATAAATTCTTAAATTCTTAATCCTCTGTTACAATATATACCTGCCTCACAAATCTATGTTAAACTCTCTTAGTACCAACTACTGTAGACTCAAAACTCAAAATCTAAGACTACATACTGCTTAGCAGAAAGATCTTGTCACTGCAATCAACTTTTGATTTAGAAGTTATTACAATGGCTAGCTACTTATTTACAAGGTGTTTATTTCAATACGATAATAAATTCATACAGATCGATACAGTAAAATTGTAGACAAATTAAAATATGACATGTGAATTATATTTTTCAcgtcaataattaatttttttaaatatatattatattaatatttttaataaactacttttatattttaattcaaaaaaaataaaaaatattttttatttaatattataaaaagatttaaatatatttttttatattgaacAAAAACTATCCTAATCATTTTAATTTAGCCAAAATTTAATTAGCTTTAGTTTTGTAATTTtaaatatgaattaatttaaaaatcaaaaccaaaatacattttattattCATATACACTAAAAGATGGCTTCATTTCTCGTGAATCCTAATCTAATCTCTCTTACTCTCATTCataccaaaaagaaaaatatatctaAAAAATTGTTCTTCATCATTGTATACCAGTCTATCAATAAAGAGCAACATCACCCCTAATCCCCTATCCGAACAGCAACAGTCTATCCTCACCCTCTCCCTTCCTCGTAGCCGCGCTCTTTCTTTCTCTCCGTCGGTCTTCACGCAGTAGCAACATGCACCAGCAGCCGTCTTGTCGTTCTTCGTTGTTCTCCTCTCCATCGGAACCAAAAATAAACTGCAACTGATGCCCGTTTTGCTCACCTGGAGGCAACAATTGATAACCTACGGCAACTCAAGAACACAAACATTTCAGCTCTTGGTGGTAAATCCTCAGAACCAGAATCATACACAAAAATTGGTAGTCCTATTCGTAGCATCCATGTTGAGTTTCCAAAGTTTGATGGTTTTAATATTCTTCATTGGTTATTTCATACGGAGCAACTTTTGAGTTCTACCAAACCCCCCAAGATTAGAAGGTAAACTTGACATCcatatattttgaaaaagaggtggTCCCTTGATTCTAAATGATGTACAAGACATACCCATTTTATTCTTGGCAATTATTGGCTAGAGCTATTGAATCACAGTTCGGTCCCTCACCATATGCTATTTTGAATTGTTTTATTGGTGGATTAAAACTGGAAATTCGAAGAGAGGTAATagcacaagccccagataatttGATTCGTGCCAATTTCCTCGCCAAATTGTATGAAGATAAAGCTGAGACCAAACCAAGAAACAACAATTGGTCAAACAAAAATTATACCCAATCTCAATACATAACTCCCACCACTCAATCAAACACTACTCATCTCACAAACCTCCCTCCTTTATTAAATTCACCAATTGCTAAGACACCCGCCATTAAAGaaaggaaaagtatgaggagccaatgtatgttttatacaatgtgtacaatggggttaaattgaaattagaattaaattagaggcaattaattaattttgagtagtttccaatttaaaatttgaatcaaatcatgaTTCCCCGTTAGTTAtggcaattaattaattttgagtagtttcccatttaaaatttgaatcaaattagGATTATCTCCCTCAATACGGTGTAAACTTTTCTCTCACTCTCTCCTCGAAGCAAAAGCCGGTACAGTGCTGCCACGGTTACCAGTCGCCATTGGACATCGCGCCGACACTCTTCCGACTGGCACCGTCGTCCGCACAGGCTACCGTACGTAGGGAGGACGCGCATATTGTGTGAGTGAGCTCGCAGTACCGCAGCAACTCGGACGTCCAGCGCCTTCATCACAGCCGGTTTGTGCCTTCTTCCTGTCGCTGGATGTTCACTTTCTCTGTGAACGTGGATGGTTATTCTTGA is a genomic window of Arachis ipaensis cultivar K30076 chromosome B06, Araip1.1, whole genome shotgun sequence containing:
- the LOC107647955 gene encoding probable pectinesterase/pectinesterase inhibitor 41 — translated: MELSLFKNNNNTLYPLIRIYVFLFQLSLFASLSIAAYNNGAYVPTETVCNSTMYPSYCKSVLANQHGNIYDYCRVSVRKSLSQSRKFLNAVNSYLQQGGNSYSQTTIRALQDCKFLAELNLEFLSNTLDTVQKAGDVLHTGEADDYHTVLSAVLTNQQTCLGGLQTTASDQRVKDELSSLLSEDTKLNSVSLAMFVDAWIPQEQTTSWEEQSHGQRGRKLLSLEDMEDVSVKDIVVVSKDGSGNFTTINEAIKAAPNNSVATDGYFVVFITEGVYEEYVSIDKKKKYLMLIGDGINRTVITGDHNVVDGFTTFNSATFAVVAEGFVAVNITFRNSAGPSKHQAVAVRNGADLSTFYGCSFEGYQDTLYTHSMRQFYRECDIYGTVDFIFGNAAVVLQNCNLYPRLPMSGQFNAITAQGRTDPNQNTGISIQNATIKAADDLAPVVGSVSTYLGRPWKEYSRTIYIQSFMDSLIAPVGWSNWNGDFALSTLYYAEYNNMGPGSSTANRVNWPGYHIINDIDAANFTVSKFLDGDAWLPPTNVPFQTSL